One Acidobacteriota bacterium genomic window, CGTCGGCGCGGTTTTGCAGAAATGCGCTCTCAATATCTTTCGTCTGGGGGGATAAAAAAGAAACGAGGAATGATGCCAGGACGACGGATAACGGATTCACCTGACCCATGGTATCACAGGCCGTTGCCGACAACCAGCGGCCGCCGCGGCGCCTGTTTGGAACACAAAGTCCCGCCGGCCGTGTGGTTTCGGCCGGGGGGCGGATCGGGTGTGGAGGCTAGTCTTTTTTTTCGACGGTTTCTTCCTCGAGTTTCTTCGTCCTCTGGGCGTCCTTGATGCTGCTGATGCCGGCGATGAGGGCGATCAATCCACCGAAGAAGAGGATGGGAGGAATGAATCCCAGCACGAGAGCCACGAATTGTTCCGTCCAATGAAAGATCGCCAGGAGAAGCCCTCCGGCCATGGCGACCAGGCCTCCGAGAACAGCTAAAAACTTACCCATGGAAAACCTCCCTTCCAGATAATTTTTGACGCATTATATCAAATCGTCCGACTCTCCGCAAGAATCACTCCCGGATTCCCGCCCGGTCGAGTAGAAAAGCGTATTCCATGGCCGTTTCGCGAAAACGCTGAAAACGGCCCGATGCGCCGCCGTGTCCGGCGTCGAAATTGGTCCACAGGAACAGGGGAGCATCGCCGGTTTTCAGGGCCCGCATCCGGGCCACCCACTTGGCCGGTTCCCAGTACTGGACCTGGGAATCGTGAAGACCGGTCGTGACCAGCATGGCCGGATAGTCCTTGGCCTCGACATTGTCATAGGGCGAGTAGGACAGCATGTAGTCGTAGTATTCCTTGTCATTCGGATTTCCCCATTCGTCGTATTCGCTCGTCGTGAGGGGGATGGAACTGTCCAGCATGGTCGTGATGACATCGACCCAGGGCACGGCGGCGATGACGCCGCGGAAAAGCTCCGGGCGCATATTGACGACGGCGCCCATGAGAAGCCCGCCGGCGCTTCCGCCCATGGCGAAGAGCTTGCCGGGTTCGGTGTATTGTCTGTCGATGAGATGCTCGGCGCAGGCGATGAAATCGGTGAAGGTGTTCTTTTTGTTGAGGAGCTTGCCGTCCTCATACCAGGCCCGGCCCATCTCCTGGCCGCCGCGGATATGGGCGATGGCGTAAATGAACCCGTGGTCGAGAAGACTCAGACGCACCGAGCTGAATGTGGGGTCGGTGCTGGCTCCGTAGGAACCGTATCCATAGAGAAGGAGGGGTTGGGGGCCGTCGGTCTTGAGATCTTTCCGGTAGACGAGAGAGATCGGCACTTCGATTCCATCGGCCGCCGCCGCGTGAAAGCGCTCGGCGTGGTAGGCGGAGGGATCGTAGCCGCCGACGACCTCGTCCTGCTTGAGGAGGGTCTTCTCCTGCGTTCTCATGTTGTAATCGAAGACGGACATGGGCGTCGTCAGGGATGTGTACCTGTAGCGGACGACTTCGGTTTCGATTTCCGGGTTCTGGGAGGGAAAGACGGCGTAGGTTTCCTCGCCGAAATCGAGATGGTGCTCGGAGCGGTCCTTCCAGCGGATGACGCGCATGTGGGTCAATCCCGCCTTCCTTTCTCCGACAACCAGATAGTCCTTGAAAACCTCGATGCCCTGGATCAGGACATCCGGGCGATGGGGGATGACCTCGGTCCAGTGGGCCTTGCCCGGCCGCGACACGGGGGCCGACACCAGGCGGAAATTCTCCGCCTTGTCGTTGGTCAGGATGTAGAAGACATTCCCCAGATGTTCCACGCTGTATTCGAGATTGCGCTCCCGGGGCTGGACGATCTTGAATTCTCCTGCGGGACGTCCGGTTTCAAGAAAGCGGAATTCGTTGGACAGCGTGCTCATCGAGGCGATCATGATGTAGGCGTCGGACTTGGTCCGGTAGACTCCGGCACTGAAGGTCTCGTCGTTTTCGGCAAAAACCTCGACATCGTCGGAAGGATCGGTTCCCAGGACGTGGCGCATGATCCTGAAAGTGCGGAGGGTTGTCGGGTCCTTGACCGTGTAGAAAAACGTGGCGTTGTCGTCGGCCCAGGCCGCCGAACCCGAGGTGTTGATCATGCGTTCCGGCAGGATCTCTCCCGTCTCCAGGTTCTTGATCTGCAGCGTATAGAGGCGGCGGCTTACGGTGTCGGTTCCGAAGGCCAGGAGCCGGTTGTCCGGGCTGACCGAAAGCCCGGCGACGTGAAAATAAGCCTGCCCTTCGGCCATGGCGGGGACATCGAGCAGGATCTCCTCCGGAGCGTCCAGGCTGCCTTTTTTCCGGCAGTGCAGAGGATACTCGCCGCCTTCTTCGAACCGGGTGTAGTAATAATACTCATTTTTGCGATAAGGAACGGACATGTCGACGGCTTGGATGCGGCCCACGATTTCATCGAAGAGCTTGGATTGGAGCACTTCGGTATGCTTCATCGCAGCCTGGGTATAGGCGTTTTCCGCCTCGAGGTAGGCGATGACCTCGGGATTCTCCCTTTCCCGGAGCCAGAAGTACTCGTCGATCCGGGTGTGTCCGTGCGCGGTCAGTTCAACGGGTTTCTTGGCTGCAACGGGAGGCTGAACGGCCGTATCGCTCTTCGGCGAGCATCCGGGAATGACGAGGACAATGAGAAGCAGCGACAGCAGGAGAGGCCCCGCCGCACTTTTCATAAAGACTCTGGACCGTGTTGTCATGCGCACTCCTTATTCATGAGAAATCCGGCATGGACATGAGGATATCAGGCTAACACCGGGTTGTTTGGGTGTCAACTGTCCTTTATAATAATAACCGATGTCATGAGAAAAACCAAAATCGTCTGCACCATCGGCCCGGCCTCGAGATCGCCGGAAACCTTGAGGCGTCTGATCCTGGCCGGGATGAATGTCGCCCGTCTTAATTTTTCCCACGGCACTCACCGGGAGCACGGGGAGGTCATTGCGCGGTTGCGCCGTCTATCCCGGCGGCTCGGCCGGCCGGTGGCCGTTCTTCAGGACCTGGCCGGGCCGAAAATCCGCATCGGTCCCATCGATTCCGGATCGATCATGCTTGAGCCGGGCGCCGAGTTCACGTTGACGTCCCGAAAGGTGACGGGAGACGAGCGGGAGGTTTCGGTCAATTACCGGGCCATGCCCGCCGAAGTTCGGAAAGGGGATGTTCTCCTTCTCAGCGACGGGGCCCTGGAACTCGAAGTGCTGTCCGTCAAGGATCGGGACATTCGCTGCCGGGTCATTATCGGAGGGCCTCTCAGTTCTTTCAAAGGCATCAATTTGCCCACCCGGACGCTTCAAACCCCCAGCCTAACGGCGAAAGACAAAGTCGATTTGGTTTTCGGGATCCAAAACGGGGTCGACTTTGTGGCCATGTCTTTTGTTCGAAAAGCGTCGGATATCGCCGCAGCCCGAAGACACATGAAGCGTCACGGTGAAGAGATTCCGGTGATCGCCAAGATCGAAAAGCACGAGGCCCTGGATAACCTGGACGCCATTGTCGAGGTCGCCGACGGAATCATGGTCGCACGGGGCGATCTGGGCGTGGAAATTCCGTTTGAAAAAATTCCCCGGATCCAAAAACTTCTCATCCGGAAATCCGGCCGGGCCGGAATTCCTGTTATCACGGCCACCCAGATGCTGCGTTCCATGGTCGATGCCCCCCGCCCGACCCGGGCCGAAGTGACCGACGTCGCCAATGCCATTTTCGATGGAACGGACGCCGTCATGCTTTCCGAGGAGACCGCCGTCGGCCGCTATCCCGTCCAATCCGCGGCCGTGATGAGCCGCATCGCCGAGGAAGCCGAGCGGACACCCTCGCTCGGTCTCCGGCCCGGCGCGGAAGATCTCGATACCCCTGTTTCCCTGCCGGGGGCCGTGGCCCGCGCCGCCTGCGGTCTCGCGGCCGACATTCGGGCCGCCGCGATCATCACATTCACCCATTCGGGCGGCACGGCCCGGCTTGTCTCCCGTTGCCGTCCGGAATGCTCGATCATCGCCCATACCCCCCTGGAACAGACGCGCAACCGGCTGGCCTTGAGCTGGGGCGTCATTCCTGTTCTGGGAGAATCCATGACGGATACCGACGCCATGGTCGCTTCGGCTTTGACCTCGGCCCGGAAAACCGGTCTGGTCCGGAAAGGGCAGACCGTCGTTATCACAGCCGGGGTTCCCCTGGGAGTCCCCGGCACGACGAATCTCATCAAGGCTGAACAGGTTCCCTAATATGAAAAAAACAGCATGGTTCGGATTTGCCGCGGCCGCGGTGCTGGCCGCCGGAGCCGTCGGCGGGCAGGACATCTCGCATGTCGTGAAAGTCGTCAACATCGAAGTCCCCGTCCGGGTCTTTCAAGGGGATGTCTTCGTCGACAATCTCGGCATCGAGGATTTCGAACTGATCGAGGACGGCCGGATCCAGGACATCTCCGGGGTCGTTCTCGTCAAAAAAACAAGCGTTCTCAGAGAGGAAGGCCGAACACCCGATCCCCGGGTCAGCCGGACCTTTGTCTTCCTCTTCCAACTCTCGGATTATTTTCCCGAGATCGCCAAGGCCGTCGACCATTTTCTGACCGACATTTTTCTTCCCGGCGACACGCTCATCGTCATCACGCCCCTCCGAAGTTACAGCCTGAAGGGCGATGCTCTGGAAAAAATGAGCCGGGATGCCGTCAGAGACAGGCTCATGAGCATCCTGCGGACCGATGTCGCCATCGGCGGCACGGAATACAAGAACATCATGAGGGAGCTTCACTCTCTGCTGTCCGGGGGAATCACGGAAGAATCCCTGACCTATTACGAGGAAACCCTGAACCGCCTCGAAACCCTGCGCGTCGTCGATCAGGCCAAGATGATCGAATTCGCCCGGTTCCTGAAAGACAGGGAGGGCTCGAAGCACGTCTTTCTCTTTTACCAGAAAGAGGAGATCCCCAAGCTTCACCCGAGGGTTCTGAGCGAGACCATGGACATGTCCCTGGACCAGATGAGCTTCGTCTTCACGCTTATGGACAGGTTCGATTTCTATCGCCGGGAACTCAACGTGAATGTCGAAGAGATCATGAAAGCCTTTTCGGACTCGTCCCTCTCCGCTCATTTCCTCTTCTTGACGCGGACCCCGGCTCAGCAGATGGACATTACGGAAAGACGGCCCTCGGGACTGATCATGGTCGAACAATCCGAGGACATCTACAGCGCATTCCGGGAGATCGCCGGAGCGACGGGCGGGTTGACGACCGCCTCATCCGATCCGGCCGCGGCCTTCCGCAGAGCGGCCGACGCGGCGGAAAGCTATTACCTTCTGTTTTATTCCCCGCGGGACTACAAGGCCGACGGCGGATTCCGTCGCATCCAGGTGAAGGTCAAGACCGGCAGTTTTACCATCCGACACAGAGCCGGCTACTTCGCCGACTAATTCCCGAGGCTGTGCGTTAAAAGAGCCGGGATCCCCCCTGCGCCTCGCAGAAACCTCCTTGCGGGGGACAATAAGGTGCAACGAAGCCGGAATGGTGAGATCGGCACGCCCGAAGGGTCATAACGCCGGATTATTGGAAAAGAAGAAAAACACCGGCGTTATGACGCACAGACCCGGAGCTTAGGAGGGGAAGATGGCTTCGCGAAAAGCGGCGAGTACGGGTTCTGGATAGGTGCGGTCTTTGAGCGGGCCGACTTCGGCCAGGAAAGCCAGTTTTTCATCGGTGTCCGGCTCCCCCTTGGGAAAGGCTTTGATATATCGATCGATCAGAGCAATAACGGCGCTTCCTGTCGGGACCACCTCCAGATTCTTGTCTTCTACTGATGCGTATTCGACGTAATGGCGGAAATAGCCGGTCAGCAAAGGTTCGACCTCTTTCATCAGGCAGGCCGCCGTCGTCACCAGCACACGCTCCCGCGAACTGATTTCGGATTTCGAAGTCCGGAGATCGTCCTTGACGAAATCGGCGGCTTGATCCAGCAGCGAAAGGCTGGAGGGCAGGCGATCGCTCTCATAAAGAAGAGCGGCCGACTTGATGTTTTCGATGTCCCGGCGGTCAAGGCCGAGCTGATCGGCAATCCGACCCGCGAGGGCGGCGGCCCGCAGAGACCGCGGTTGAACTTCGTCGGCGGCTTCCAGGTAACGAAGAAGGATGTCCAGGACGCCGATATAGGCTTTTCCGAGATTCCGGACCTTGGTTTCGCGCTGTTCGGAGACCCCTCCGATGATTCCCGCCGTCACGACAAGAAAACAGCCCCAGGTCAGCACCTGAATCACCGTGTTGAAGTCCAGAGATTCTTCAGGTGTGGTAAACAGGTTGAGATAAATGAAGTAGAGGAAAACAAGGAGGATGCAAAGGATGGCGGTCAGGACGGCCTTTTTTTTCCCCAGGTAGTATCCGGACAGGATGACGGGAAGAAAGAAAAAATTCAGAAAAGCGAACTCGAATTGGACAAGAAGAGCGATGGCCGCGATGCCGACCAGGATGAGTGCGATCAGGGAACCTTCGAAGTGGCGGAAGAAAAACGCTTTGCCCGTCTTCATGATCGTCCTTCCGATTCAGGTTGAACCATGTATAGCACCGCGGAGGGATGCCTGTCAATCATTTGAACCGCCTTGGGGATTCAACCCGGCTTCTGGTAAAATGAAAGCCGATGCGCCGAAAAAAGGAGGTCCCATGTCCCAGGAAAAACTTCTGCTGATCCCGGGTCCGAGCCCGGTCCACCCGCGCATTCTCGAGGTCCTGGCCCGACCCACGGTTTCTCATGTCGGTCCCGAGATGGCCGCGGAGCTGCGCGAAGCCTGCGCGAATCTCAAGCAGGTTGTCTTTTGCGCCGAAGGGGAAGCCTTCATTGTTTCCGGCGGCGGGACACTGGCCATGGAGATGGCGCTTCTGAACGTCGTCGGCCCGGGAGAACGGGTCCTGGTTCTCTCTCAAGGCTACTTCGGCCGAAGGATGGGCGATATCTGTTCGTCTTTTCAAATCGCCCATGACGTTCTGGAAGCCGAGTGGGGAACCGTCGTCTCCCCCGAAGACCTGGCGGTTGCGCTGGGCCGCGCGGACTATGACGTCGTCGTCTGCACTCACGTCGACACGGCGACGGGCGCAATGGCCCCCGTCGAAGCCTATGCCGCCCGGGTCAAGTCGGCGGGGTCGCTCTTTATCGTAGACGGAGTTTGCGCCACGGGAGGTGTGCCGGAAAAAATGGACGACTGGGGGATCGACGTCGTCTTTTCGGCGGCTCAGAAGTGTTTCGGGGCGCCTCCCGGACTGGCTCTCTGCGTTTTTTCGCGCCGGGCTGTGGACAAGAGACGCAGCCTGGCCGCCGTTCCCGCATATTACAGTGACATCCTGCGCTGGCTGCCCGTCATGACCGATCCCACGGTCTATTTTGCGACTCCCTGCGTCAACGAGATCCGGGCCTTCGGTGAAGCGCTGCGGATTGTGCTGGAGGAAGGTCTCGAGGCGCGATTTTCCCGCCACGTCCGCAACGCCGAAGCCGTTCGGGCCGGACTGGCCGCCATGGGTTTCGGCTTTTTTACTCATCCGTCCTGCCTGGCCCCGACA contains:
- the pyk gene encoding pyruvate kinase, producing MRKTKIVCTIGPASRSPETLRRLILAGMNVARLNFSHGTHREHGEVIARLRRLSRRLGRPVAVLQDLAGPKIRIGPIDSGSIMLEPGAEFTLTSRKVTGDEREVSVNYRAMPAEVRKGDVLLLSDGALELEVLSVKDRDIRCRVIIGGPLSSFKGINLPTRTLQTPSLTAKDKVDLVFGIQNGVDFVAMSFVRKASDIAAARRHMKRHGEEIPVIAKIEKHEALDNLDAIVEVADGIMVARGDLGVEIPFEKIPRIQKLLIRKSGRAGIPVITATQMLRSMVDAPRPTRAEVTDVANAIFDGTDAVMLSEETAVGRYPVQSAAVMSRIAEEAERTPSLGLRPGAEDLDTPVSLPGAVARAACGLAADIRAAAIITFTHSGGTARLVSRCRPECSIIAHTPLEQTRNRLALSWGVIPVLGESMTDTDAMVASALTSARKTGLVRKGQTVVITAGVPLGVPGTTNLIKAEQVP
- a CDS encoding alanine--glyoxylate aminotransferase family protein — encoded protein: MSQEKLLLIPGPSPVHPRILEVLARPTVSHVGPEMAAELREACANLKQVVFCAEGEAFIVSGGGTLAMEMALLNVVGPGERVLVLSQGYFGRRMGDICSSFQIAHDVLEAEWGTVVSPEDLAVALGRADYDVVVCTHVDTATGAMAPVEAYAARVKSAGSLFIVDGVCATGGVPEKMDDWGIDVVFSAAQKCFGAPPGLALCVFSRRAVDKRRSLAAVPAYYSDILRWLPVMTDPTVYFATPCVNEIRAFGEALRIVLEEGLEARFSRHVRNAEAVRAGLAAMGFGFFTHPSCLAPTLSVVTYPEGVEDKAFRSVLYANNIVVAGGLAHTAGKVFRMGHMGNLTAEQIRFALQAVERSLVSLGACLFQGAGVRAADRVFHG
- a CDS encoding S9 family peptidase, encoding MTTRSRVFMKSAAGPLLLSLLLIVLVIPGCSPKSDTAVQPPVAAKKPVELTAHGHTRIDEYFWLRERENPEVIAYLEAENAYTQAAMKHTEVLQSKLFDEIVGRIQAVDMSVPYRKNEYYYYTRFEEGGEYPLHCRKKGSLDAPEEILLDVPAMAEGQAYFHVAGLSVSPDNRLLAFGTDTVSRRLYTLQIKNLETGEILPERMINTSGSAAWADDNATFFYTVKDPTTLRTFRIMRHVLGTDPSDDVEVFAENDETFSAGVYRTKSDAYIMIASMSTLSNEFRFLETGRPAGEFKIVQPRERNLEYSVEHLGNVFYILTNDKAENFRLVSAPVSRPGKAHWTEVIPHRPDVLIQGIEVFKDYLVVGERKAGLTHMRVIRWKDRSEHHLDFGEETYAVFPSQNPEIETEVVRYRYTSLTTPMSVFDYNMRTQEKTLLKQDEVVGGYDPSAYHAERFHAAAADGIEVPISLVYRKDLKTDGPQPLLLYGYGSYGASTDPTFSSVRLSLLDHGFIYAIAHIRGGQEMGRAWYEDGKLLNKKNTFTDFIACAEHLIDRQYTEPGKLFAMGGSAGGLLMGAVVNMRPELFRGVIAAVPWVDVITTMLDSSIPLTTSEYDEWGNPNDKEYYDYMLSYSPYDNVEAKDYPAMLVTTGLHDSQVQYWEPAKWVARMRALKTGDAPLFLWTNFDAGHGGASGRFQRFRETAMEYAFLLDRAGIRE